The Vespa velutina chromosome 2, iVesVel2.1, whole genome shotgun sequence sequence gcaacaccaccaccactaccactaccagcagtagcagtagtagcagcGATAGCAACGATAGCAGTAGCAGCAAcgatctctttccttttcttcttaatctcggccgttctttctctttcttcttcatctcttaATCGTTCCACGTcgtgctttctttctttctttatttctttctttctttctttctttctttctttctttctttctttctttctatgcaTCCAGGGAGCAACGTGTTTCGAGCCTTcgacgatcgataataatattccgTAAAAAACATTGTGATTAAGGgaaataaagggaaagagaaacagagagggaaaaaagtgTGAGACTGAGATAAGATAGAGTAAGATGTCGACTAAAGCATTGACTTGTTTCACTTGATATTCCACAAGTAGTACAAATCGTGATTATTATCGAGCCAAACGGTCTTTTTCGCTAACTCATCGGCCGTCGATCGTCGAGCTTTGATGAAACGTAGAGAACAActaaattattgtatttcgACGCGTCGATGGATTGGCAGGCGATTACGATCATTTACGAACGTTGCCGAATAGTTAAGCGGATACACACGTGCAAACATGTAGATGTAACGAtctgaaaaagagagaaacggaaagagagagagagagagagagagagagagagagagagagggagggagggagggagaaagggagaaagggagaatcgTAATCTAGTTTCGATGTAAAAGCACcatttgataaaaatcgataacgATCAGATTACGCGATCCCAAATTTTCACAGTCTCTCGATTCCCTTTTCATTTCGTTAAAGTGGATTTTGACGGGCGACAATTTGTGTTGACTCATTttggaaaaatgattttttctttcttttgtcttctttgttccttttttttctctcgaaaataaatcttccgtttcttatttctttctttaagatCACTTATCCGATAATTCTTGTACGATAAGAAatgtaattttacaaaaatcgtgaagagaaattaatgaaatttcaaatgtttcaAATTGAACGGATCGCCGGGCAAAACATTCTAGGGATATCGTCCGATGTTAAGAGTTCGAGTTTCGTGGATGATCCTCGGTAGGCGTACCACAAAATTTGTTTGCAACCGCGTTGCGTTCATCGATCGGGCCATCGAAAGTGCCGGGCTCTGGTCCACACAACGGCAAAAGAGTAATCGAGCGGACGAGTAGCGTCAGCGACGACGGCAACAGCGGCCAAGGGTGAATAGCGTTGGAAGGTTAAGGTTGTATCGGATCGGACGTTTCTAAAAACGCTTCTGGttcttgaagaagaagaagaagaagaagaagaagacgaagaaaaagaagtagtagtagtaacagaGGTAgatgaagaggagaaagaagaaaaaggaaaaaaaaggaggaagaagaaaaaagtatagaaaagCGTGCGAAAATGtgatatacgaatatatatatgtacatatatatatatatatatatatatatatatatatatatatgtatatatatatgtatttctctaTTCGGTCTCTCGGAAGCTTCTCTCTATGTTAAGAGTATAAATTTCACAGCGGGTTGGCCGGTTGTCGATTTATCGTTGCTCGACCGACCGGAataggagagaaaaatagagagaaagaggaagagagaaagagatagtttGAGTGGAGAATAAAGTAAAGGTGGTTCGAGTAATAGCGATCGAGAGTAGCGTAAAGTTGCTCTTCGTGGCGTATAGAGCCATGAGTAGTTTGCTCGATGCTATAATGGGGACCCCCCGCGGTAGCTTACCTGCATCATCGACTAATCACATCGGATAATAGGGAACAATGGCGGCCCCGTGAAAAGTGAAGCATACCCACCACTTACCTTCTTCCTACCCCTCATCAGACCCTCGACGGTCCACTAcgcgaatctctctctctctccctctgtctttctctttccctcttactGCTGGACAGTATGgatgtacgtgtgtgtatacgtgtgatagagaaagagagagagagagagagagagagagagagagaaagagagacgatatAATCCTCTTACGCACTGAGTACAAAGTAAAATGCAGACGGCACAGGCGTGCCGCACTCCTGCGTGTTTCAAGCCTGGTATTACGCGTCGGCACGAGGAAAAGAAGCAAACGTTACGAAATAGAAagcaagggaaaaaaagaaagggaggaagaaagaaggaaagaaagaaagagtcgATGGGTGTGCCAAAATTTCGCCCTTCCATGATCTTCTTGGTATTGTTGAGAAAattcttcctatctctctctctctctctctctctctctctttctctctctctctctctcgttctctcttttttcgttgtcTTACAAGCTCTCGTAGATCTTTTAAACGAACACCAATTTGAGACGAATCTCCGATCACGAAACTCAGACAGCAATGGCGATCGAAAACTTACCccctttctctgtttctctatctctcttcttaacTACAAGCACCGGCTGCCttgaggaagaggaagactGCCGGTCTTTGTCGAATCTCCGACTGAAACACGAGCTCGTACTCCAAAGGCCGCTCTCAATATAACCTCGTTATACTTGCTCGAAGTAGGTTTACGGCTCTCGAGGGTCGCCTCGATGGTTTCTCGTTACCACTCTCGGTTGCGTAcgtgtagaaagagagaaagatagagaaagttagatagacagatagatagatagatagataggttgGCGAGGTCGAAAAAGCACTtcgacattatatataatcaaattttcgtttttctccaCGACAAACTCGTTGCATTTGACCTTTTACACCTTTTGGAGAAATACTACATTtcaaagagaggaaaaagataaaatagagagagagagagagagagagagagaagttgtcTTCGTTAGACGTGTAAGCTCATATCGACTCTTTGAGTTTCTTAAGAATGgcaaaagagggaagaaacgATATCGACGCGGTCGCGTCTCGAGAGCGATTTCTGAGGCGCGAGaccacgagagagagagagagagagagaaatagagagcgAAGTAAAGCTACCACCGAGGCGTGGTCGTGCGAGCAACCGCTGAGAATCCTATTgcataactctctctctctctctctctctctctctctctctctctctctttcctctctctcgtACACTCTCTGAAACAAACGAAAcgaggaggagagaggagtATCATCGGCTCTCGGTAAAGGATCCGACGTTCTCGCGAAGCTAATAGAGCGACGTTCAGCTTGCTGGGATGACTGGGTGGTAGGAAAGAGGGAAAGTAGGAGAGtatctagagagagagaaagagagagtgggagagaggggagaatgagagaagcGATAGATTAGGTGGGTACATCGCGCGATCgtggacgaggacgacgagtaTAGACTCGCGGCAACTAGCGATGTATCGCAGGAAGAGCtgaaggggagggggagagagagagagtaggcgagggagagagagagaggagaaaaaggaaaacgcaGAGTAGTAGGGTGTAAAGAGACCGtggagaaagcgagagagaaagagagtagaatCGTGGAATAAGGTAGACGCTGACGGGGTAggataaaacgagagagagagagagagagagagagagagagagagagagaaagagagagagagagagagagagagatatagatagatagatagatagatagagagagagaggtagaggatagaggatagagatagaacgaGAGGGAGAAGGGAGTTCGGGCTATAAAGGCTAATTGGTTAAAAGCTCACCGCTGGCTGCAGGCTTAAATCAAGATCTTGGAGTGTTATAATGGATAAGTAACACGGCGTGGCAGGGGCACCACCAGCGGGTTGTGGTGTTTCCCTCTTTCGTGCCTCGTTCATCCCCTTCCCACACTAACTCCATTTCCCCCTCTcgatctgtctctttctctcttgactAACTGGTAGAAAGACCCGGCAGGAACGTTCGTCCCACTCCCCGTACTCGATCGGAGTTGGTAGGTAGAAACACAGTACGAGGGGCGAGTATCTTCGGATTTAAGGACGCGAGCGAGTATGCGATTGGCTCGTAACACGAACTACCCCTCCGGCACGGTGGTGCGCCACGCGAAGCATCGATCGCGTCTCCGCCCTATGAGGAATCGCTGGAGCCAGCCGCATCGCGCGACTACTCGCTGCTCCGCCCCCCTTGACGCCAACCCTTCGACCTAGCCGACAAGCTCGACTCGCGGCTTATACCCCCACCAATTTCCacccttcgtttctctctctctctctctctctctctctctccctatctatctctatctctttttcctcgaCTCGATCTACGCAACCACTACcgacaacagcagcagcaccatCATCGTAGTTACCGCTACCCCTACGTCAGCACCCCTCTCGTTTCACCAACACCACTTCCAATAATATCTCCGTCAACGGTAAGAACGTCGAGCGTGACTCCGcgatacttctctctctctctctctctctctctctctctctctctctctctatcacacTCTTCCACCCCTCTGCGCGAGCTCTCCAATCGCTCGCATTCTCGAGCCAGTCTCTCGCGTGCGCGGCTGGACGTTCGCTCGTGTGCGAGCGTCGGAGCCCACATTGATGTGAACTTGCGGTTTCTCCAACATTTTCCTACCCTTACCCACCGTTAGAGTAACCAGCCATAGTCCGTCACTCGAGCTATCAAACGTCTACTGGCTCAAGGAGtgcttcgttttcttttaaacacGAACGTAATAAGAACTCACCGTTCTCCATTTGCGCGTTTATTTccttatatattcataaagaGGACAGACGTTTTGGGAGACGATTGATtaacgatcgaagaaaagtacaaagagatacagagagagagagagagagagagagagagagagagagagaaagagagagagagtgagagagagaggaagagaatgtTGTCGTCGCGGTTTTACGCGCGCGCTTACGCTCTCGCCTCTTTCGAATAGGTGAACGATACGAGAACTttggaggtggtggaggaggaggaggaggaggaggaggaatatGTGGAGGGGGTAGTTTTCGAGGGGTAAGAGTGTACATACAAGAGtacgagagggagaaagagagagagagggaggaacaagaacgacaacgacgacgacgaaagcaactacgacgacgacgacgacaacgacaacgacgacgacaacgacaacgacgacgacgacaacgacgacgacgacgacgacgacgacgacgacgacgacgacgtcgacgtcgaagagaaggaggaagaggagaaggtggaggaggaggcaGTGGCGGAGGCAACGTGACACGGTGGTGGTGCTGCCGCTGGTAAAGCTACTACCAGTAGAGGGGGACTCTCGAAGGGTGttggagaagaggaggaggaccCTCGAAAGTGTCTCGTCTCTCTCCTATCGTCCCATCGTCCAGGGTATCGCTTACGAATGTCGCGCGATCGAGCGTTCCGCCGGCGATCTACGAGGAGCAGGACGAACGCTTATCGTCGTCGCGTTTGCTCGCGGAAAGGGATTCGCTGATCCTACAAGAATTTTTCGCGTCGGACctataaagaataaaggacTAATACGAGAAAGGAAGGCTATACGCGCGTGACATGCTCGAAGGAGAAGTCGTGGTGTCCGGTGCTCTGGTAGTAATACTACCTTGGACCTGAGATAAGTGATAGAGAATAAGGGACGAATCGTTcgtcctctccttctctctctttctctctctctctctctctctctctctctctctctctttctctttctctttcttccttcgacGATAGACCAACAACGGAGATATAACGCCGTCAATAAAGTATTAGCGCGAAGAGTGTCCACGAGGATGTCCGGCGAGACGGAGATCGAAGTGTCGGTCGTGTCCGAGGAAGATCTCGAGCTTGAAGGCTCACGAAGTAGTTCGACCCCGGCGGACTTGTTAATTcaagagaaaaatggaaaaggaagCTGTGGACTAGCGCTTGGCAATCATCATCGTCCCTTCAGCTTCGACGTTGGCAAGCCCGCCCTTCGGCCGGCTTGCAATCCTCAATACACGTCGTTCAGTATTCAAAGTATTCTCGGTAGGTCCGTCTCGCCACGGAGCGACTCGACCTCGAACGTCTCCTCCGCGGAAAGACGTTCGACCGACGTCGAGGTTGCCTCCTCGCCCGTCTCGCCGCCCAGTTCGAGGACGAACAATCAAAGAATCCCTCCGTCTTGTGCGAGCCCACCGAGAATAAGCTCGCCCACGTCTCTTAGGCCAGCCGTCGGTCATCAACGTGCATCCGCCAGCAGTCAAATCATCGAAAACACGAGAAACGATGCCGCCAGCATTGGCGTTGGCTGTACAAGTCCACCTAGTCCTAATGTCGCGGCAACTTTTTCGCCAACCACCAACGATGCCGCGACAAATCCCCTCTTGGGTCATCAAGCGGCCGATCTTGCCCATGCCGTTGTCGAACATGGACATATGCTTCAAAGGTTCGTACGATTTGTATATAACAACGTTTTAAGTTTATTAGAATTTAACAGCAATTCATATAATTAACGCTAATCGGATTCAAATAAGACAAATAGAATATTCTTAGTGTTCCATTCTACCCTTCTCGTTCTTCCCAGAATCCGacgtgaagaagaaagaatcaactttctctctcactcgctctctctctctctctcgtcaaAGGTAAAAACTTTGTGGGCGTGATCGGTCTTTTTAGACTAAGACGCGCACACGAGGGATAGCGAAATGGCTGGTTGACGTGGGTGGTGATGGGTGGCTaggaagcagagagagagagagagagagagagagagagagaactgaataaaacgaagagaaacgtCGTACGCGTGCGGTGAGGATTATATTATGTGGGAATGGACCGAGGGGTCTTCGTAATGGGCCTATTAGGCTGTCTCATTTAATAACAACCGTAGCAACAACCACCCTCTTACATTACTTACGTTACTTAGGAGTGGCATAGGGTGCCATGTATCGGATATATATGCTACGAACGAAACTGAACGAAGTATATGCCATGCGCCACGAGGGGCCAAcaagaacagaaaaagagagaaagaaagagagagaaagttgggGGTTCGAGATGATTTTATCAGATTTACACCCCTCCAGATCGGCTCGTCCTACCCCTCTCGACAGGCCGACGACTCGAATTGCTTGTTTTCCAGCCGTTTACCATTTGATTAAGTTCCACTCACGCTCGAAAGGCacaatgtttctctctctctctctctctctctctctctctctctctctctctctctctctctcttactttctcttactcttattgGAAAGTctaaatttttgaaagaacGTTTCGATGGAGGTAAAGGAAGGGAGTAAGAAATCACTTAGACATAACGTGCATAATGGATAGGCGGATGGAGCCACGGACGTAGTCAAAGTTAAGGAGCCTAAGATTCCCTCGAGAAAGGGCCATCCACTATCTCGTCCATTTCGTGAACGACGCCGACGCTTTAGCGTCTTCCGTCAAGAGGAAGCTAGGAACTTTGAGacttgatttattattaaattgatgCTCGTGCAGAGGAGCCACGATACCTTCAAGGTCGTCTATTCTGAATCAGAAGCGATTACTTTAGAGATCGATGGATCGCGATCATCGTCGTAAAAGGAAAGATCTGACGATTtgtatctcatattttttggtctgttgaaaatattcatgGAGCGTATAATATTCTGTGTCACGTAGAAATCTTTatatttgttctctctctctctctctctctctctctctctctctctctctcttgatcttTTTTGCGATTATTCGAACCTTATACGTGTACGTCaaatagagcgagagagagagtgaaagagagagagagagagagagagagagagagagagagtgagtataGATATGGCGTCGAGTAGCAAAAGACGCGACTGAATAATCCGCGACAGAGTCAGCCTCGTTAATTACAGCGTCGATGAATGATTCGTTAATTAGAGTGGGATCGCGCTCGAACTTTCAAAGGAAGGCACGATAAAGCCTATTGTGTATGATCGCCCATTCGAGGGCGATACGGATGTTTCAACGTGGCGAACAAACGGGGATACGAGAACGGTACCTGGGAACGCGAACCGCGAATAATAATTGCGTCGAAACAGTCACCGATTCCCTTCGACGTTTGTTCCCTGTCCCGGCAAATGACGCTTCGCTACACGCCTacctgtctatctctctctctctctctctctctctctctctctctctctctctctctctctctctcactctcactctttctctctctctctctctctctctcactctctctctccctctatcatcactctatctctcacgAACTCTCTGAAAAGATCCGTAAGCTTCATAAAACGAGCATGCTACTACTCGCGTAATTAGTGATCGAGTattcttaagaaaaagaaaaaataaacaagtaaatgaaaataataaaaaaaaaaaaaaagtaatagcaACGAGACTACTATCTGGAGATACTttcgaagcaaaaaaaaagaaaaaagaaagaagaaaaaaagaattattaacaacaagaataatagcaatagtaaTATGATTTAGACGTTTTACttacaaaaaatatgttaGTTTCTTTgcatgaaaaaggaaaagaaaaaggaaaagaaataagaaaagaaaaataaaacaaaaagaatcattttatcttttctaccatttatatacctatccttttctcttcttttttttttttgacggaATTGCTCttaagtacttacatatatatacgcatgtagCACGATACgattacgtacgtatatgcgTGAGGTTTCCcgctttcccttcttcttggTGTGTTCGCGAACCAAAGAGTACGAGTTTGAATGAAATCAAGTATCGAACGAACAAGAGAATTAATCCTTTCCACTTGGCCCGTAACGAACGCAACGAAGCCCGGCAACGGATTTAGCTCTTGTGCATTGAAAGCCAATAACTTGCCGTTGGGTCATCGTAATGACACTTTATAAGTCACCGTCAAGCGTCTTTCATCGCGAGGAACGAATAgacgtctctctttctctctctctctctctctctctctctctctctctgatcgATCCCGTACCGAACTTGGTGTAAACGAGCGAGAAGACaaattgaaagataataagttttattttctcgttctgtttctctttgaaaAGTAATTAAGTCGAGGTCgtacgattgaaaaaaattaacgtaTAATTCAATGATTACGTTGAATTATTGAAACAATGACAAACGTAATTAATATTGGAAAGATTTGATATACGCGGAAGAGTATCTCCGTCCTCTCCTCCCTTTCATCCCCCACCATCGCTCCCCGACGAAAAACGTATCGATCTTGGAAGAACTTCGGATTAGCACGAGCATGAGCTTAAACGGTGAACGTGCCGTGATCGACTTGTTTTTCCTCGTTGCACTCCTCTTCCTAAACTACCCTCGGCGTTGTAACGGTAGACGACAAAACGTATCGTATTACCAGCGATCGTTAACCACGGCATAAAGAGTTTATATTTGAGAATGGCACTTACGTGCGGCAAACGTGCGTCAGGCAAAGGTggatataataatcgatatacgTAAGGGGAGAATCATTTTCTATACTCGTTGTAAGAAGAATAGAATCGTGTTCGCAATTTAACGAACATGGGGTAACAAAATTATGCctgcgtatacatatatatactgatTATTTATTCAAACTTCTCATCACCGTATCAaactgtaataaatatattttcaacgtaAGTTTCATCTTAACGATAAGGAGTTATCAGGCACCTTGAAGAAACCATTTACGAATAagttaaatagaaagaaaatcttcgaGCCGTGAAGTTCTTGCGAAAGAAAtctaaaacgaaagaaagaaaatacggtAATGTGAGTCCAAgattgaggaaaaaaagaagagaaagaagaagaagaagaagaggaggaggagacggaggaggaggaggaggaggaggaggaggaagaagaataacgTAGTAAAACGATCGAAGAGCAAAAGAAGAGGCAACGCCTAATGCTCTCCTTCGGACTTGGGTGATACGTAAAGCCGCGCAAAGAATTAGGCTGCAAAAAGGTGGAGCacgttcctctctctttctctctctttttattcttttcccccctctctctctctctctctctctctctctctctggttttttctatctgtctctcttgttctatctctatccatctCGAGAGGAACCACTGTGTTTGGTGTTTATACCTGCTCCTTAGAAAGGGTCGGTGGATGCTTACAAACAGGCGGTTGTcagatttcttttatctttcccgAGGCATCTGTGTATAGGCCGAAGCCTCTGGCGTTACGCtcctcttttcgtttcctcCTCGTTCGGGGCTGGTGGTCCTCCTTTTGGCTCCCCTCCTCATTTCTCGAGTCGACGTCCTCGAGTAAGGACGAcgtagaaacgaaaggaagagagattcAGTGAAATCctttaatcgtttaattacCCTCTACTGGGATATTCgatatcagagagagagagagagagagagagagagagaggattaagaggaagagaaggcaGTATTACTTTGAGACGCCCTcgtgataagaaaatattcactAGTTGGATCTCTTACAATCTCTTAATTACCGTAACggatatttaatatcgaaggACAAGGAGCAAaagtaacgaaagaaaaataagcaaTTCCGATTGAAATGATTCATCAACGGAGGACAgtctctttgaaaaaaatcaaagaaaattactttGAGCGAACGAAGAAGCGGAAgcgaaagaagtagaagaagtagtagtagaagaagaagaagaagaagaagaagaagaagagaacatCGAAACGAGATCGGATCGTCGGCGTCGTAGACAGACAGACCACTCTTGCTTCCCTCTAGTAAGCGAGGAACACGGGGGAAGTAGTATGGCTTCCGAAGCCTCAGTGTCTATACCTACCACCTTCCGAGTAGTGACCGTGCTGAAACGTCTGTCCATCTATCCAgttctacctacctacctacctacattTCTGTCGATCTAGAAGACCCCGAATTATCAAACTAAAGAATTTActcatatctctttttctctctctcctactctTCTTCTGTCGAAAGCGGGATACTTAAAATCGTAAGAGAAATGCTTTCTAattcccttcttccttttccgtTCTTCAAATCCGTAAACGACGATCAAATTTTCTCACTCGAGTATTACGACGAGTACCTGTTGTTATTCGACGCAAGGATAAGTGAGAAGCGGATAATACTCTCAACGGgtctcctctccttctctctctctctctctctctctctctctctctctctctctggcccCTCAGGTATGCTCTCAAGAGCGTGATCTctcgaagaaagaggagaggagatggaaaaagagagcgagGCTTTAGCTTTAAGCGGATTTTTCCTCTTAACGATCTACATCGCCCGTTTTCGACGTTCCTTGAATTCCTAAcccaaaaaaaagagaaaggaaaagaaagagaaatggaaaacaTGTCTTTCCATTTTCATCTCAAATTACATCGTTCTATTGGCatgattgtaaaaatataaaatagcgaatctattgttttatattgTCGTACAGATTGGGCCTAATGTCGACATTGATAAGCGCCCGATATCCCGTCGGTGTCTTCTTCCCGCCAACGTTGCAACATCTTCATCAGcatcagcaacaacagcagcatcagcaacaacagcaacaacaacagcaacatcaCTCGCGTCTAGCGACGGTCTCTTCGGCGCTGAGCAACGCCGTTCAAGTTGGTGGACAAGCGGCTGACATCAGTGACGTCACAGCCGAGGCCAGCATCAGAGGAGTTCTTCCTGGTGGACCGGCAGCTTGGCCGTTTCCATGGAGGCCTGCTCATGGATTGCAAACGCTCGAACATCCGTCGCCAGGCGACGTTGTTGGTGCTCTCAGCCGTGTCAGCCCTGCATCCGCCTCCTTCCCGCAAAAGGGTGAGtctaacgaacgaacgaacttaAATTCTCAGTTTGCAGGAAATAGGAGGAGTTTAAGAGGAGAACGTTATAGGCTAGATACGGATTTAGATCGACTTTAGATCGAAACGTTTCGTTTAGACTCGTTAAGTGCCGATCACGATCGATAAAGAACACCATCGGGACACCTAATGCGCTACGCTGGAAAGATATCGTGACAAACCAATGGAAATATCCAAAGggattcttttctattccattAGTTTAGTCATTGGTCCACgtgatttatattttgaataaatcgttataatttttttcggcTTTCTCCGTAATACCTAGACTCAGACCAGATTACGAGCACGCGGATAAATTTCGTTTTGTTATCGTTGGAAATACGTCTTTTAACCTTTTTGTCATATTTTCGAAGGACGTGTCAAACGTACGTTCAGAGGCAAGGTGCGTTATTCGTATCTTTAGTCGATAGgaagaacgagaaaaggaTCAGAAGGAAGAGCCTAGAGACAAGGAAGAAAGACGGTCGAAGGGAGAGCCAAGtggtatacatacatgtatttataGGCGAGAACGTGTACGACGACGAGTACGGCTTCCAGGGCTTCCGCCGCGACAAACCAACGACGATCGCCTTACCCGTCGATCGTTTTGCTCTTGTCACTTC is a genomic window containing:
- the LOC124957922 gene encoding homeobox protein B-H1-like; translated protein: MSGETEIEVSVVSEEDLELEGSRSSSTPADLLIQEKNGKGSCGLALGNHHRPFSFDVGKPALRPACNPQYTSFSIQSILGRSVSPRSDSTSNVSSAERRSTDVEVASSPVSPPSSRTNNQRIPPSCASPPRISSPTSLRPAVGHQRASASSQIIENTRNDAASIGVGCTSPPSPNVAATFSPTTNDAATNPLLGHQAADLAHAVVEHGHMLQRLGLMSTLISARYPVGVFFPPTLQHLHQHQQQQQHQQQQQQQQQHHSRLATVSSALSNAVQVGGQAADISDVTAEASIRGVLPGGPAAWPFPWRPAHGLQTLEHPSPGDVVGALSRVSPASASFPQKDELEDENGEDRLHRTRSSSSGDEAHDELADGDDCQDGDGDGDSTNAGLHGGVGVGSAGGGGVGGGGGGGGGGGGGSGGGGGTGGQSNGVQVGLDSRDSGSIKRKKKTRTVFSRSQVFQLESTFDMKRYLSSSERAGLAASLRLTETQVKIWFQNRRNKWKRQLAAELEAANMAHAAQRLVRVPILYHEASAGSASSAGVSVSVTAPPQPPTAPSSAVSSVLSHSVGVGVGVGVGTSCAPVVGQTAQPIFYSHHHQHHHHHPAHVQPHALLPHQVHPQPPPPPPPPPNGQPTQSSSQ